A single Rhopalosiphum padi isolate XX-2018 chromosome 4, ASM2088224v1, whole genome shotgun sequence DNA region contains:
- the LOC132930126 gene encoding guanylate cyclase soluble subunit beta-1: protein MYGFVNYALELLVLKTFGEETWEKIKKDAEVTMDGQFLVRQIYDDEITYNLVSSAAQILELPASSILELFGKMFFEFCQDSGYDKILQVLGATPRDFLQNLDALHDHLGTLYPGMRAPSFRCTERTEDGALVLHYYSDRPGLEYIVIGIVKTVASKLHNTEVEVEILQTKEECDHVQFLITDKNTTGQRQSDQTAEVETLSQEPKISPATFCHVFPFHLMFDRDLNVLQTGCTITRVIPMVQGPEPCKLTQILYPVRPHLELTFDNILAHINTVYVLNTKPGIMNGDSNDGCSISLRLKGQMLYVPETDLMLFLCYPSVVNLDDLTKRGLYISDIPLHDATRDLVLMSEQFEADYKLTRDLEFLTDKLQQTYRELESEKQKTDRLLYSVLPISVATELRHKRPVPPKRFECVTLLFSGIVGFSDYCAGHADSKGAMKIVRMLNQLYTAFDVLTDPKKNPNVYKVETVGDKYMAVSGLPEPCEEHVRCIARLALDMMDLSHTVVVDGVPVRLTIGIHSGEVVTGVIGHRMPRYCLFGNTVNLTSRTETTGIPGKINVSENAYNVLNQSNNWDPQFEFTYRGLVPMKGKPEPMKVWILTRKRADAENTEALQ, encoded by the exons ATG tacGGATTTGTGAATTACGCTTTAGAGCTGCTCGTGTTGAAAACATTTGGCGAAGAGACGTGGGAAAAAATCAA AAAAGATGCAGAGGTTACAATGGATGGTCAGTTTTTAGTCAGACAAATTTACGATGATgaaattacatacaatttggTATCGTCGGCCGCACAAATTCTCG AACTGCCCGCCAGTAGCATATTAGAACTGTTCGGGAAGATGTTTTTCGAGTTTTGCCAGGATTCCGGTTACGACAAAATCCTACAGGTGCTTGGAGCCACACCCCGGGACTTTCTTCAA AATTTGGACGCTTTGCACGATCACTTGGGTACACTATATCCGGGTATGAGAGCACCTTCTTTCCGGTGCACAGAAAGGACCGAGGACGGCGCACTTGTCTTACATTATTATTCCGACCGTCCCGGATTGGAGTACATTGTCATCGGGATTGTTAAG ACCGTCGCCAGTAAACTTCATAACACCGAGGTTGAGGTGGAGATATTACAAACTAAAGAAGAATGTGATCATGTGCAGTTCTTAATAACCGATAAAAACACCACAGGTCAACGTCAAAGTGATCAAACAGCTGAAGTCGAGACACTATCACAAG AACCGAAAATTAGTCCGGCCACGTTTTGCCATGTGTTCCCATTCCATCTGATGTTCGACAGAGACTTGAACGTCCTTCAAACCGGTTGCACGATCACCCGAGTAATACCCATGGTACAAGGGCCAGAACCATGCAAATTAACACAAATCTTATACCCC GTAAGACCTCATTTGGAATTGACATTCGACAACATTCTAGCGCACATTAATACCGTGTACGTTCTTAACACAAAACCGGGAATTATGAACGGCGACTCCAACGATGGTTGTTCAATATCTCTGCGccttaaa GGTCAAATGCTGTATGTGCCAGAAACGGATCTAATGTTGTTTTTATGTTATCCTAGTGTTGTGAATCTCGATGATCTGACCaa ACGGGGCCTGTACATCAGCGATATACCTTTGCACGATGCCACTAGGGATTTGGTGTTGATGTCTGAACAATTCGAAGCTGATTACAAACTAACCAGAGATTTGGAGTTTTTAACTGACAAGCTCCAGCAGACTTACAGGGAACTGGAAAGCGAAAAACAAAAAACCGACAG ACTGCTGTATTCCGTGCTGCCAATCAGCGTGGCGACAGAACTGCGGCATAAGCGACCGGTTCCGCCGAAAAGGTTCGAGTGCGTGACACTGCTGTTTTCCGGCATAGTCGGATTCAGTGACTATTGTGCGGGTCACGCGGACTCGAAAGGCGCCATGAAAATTGTCAGGATGCTCAACCAGCTCTACACGGCTTTCGACGTGCTCACCGATCCGAAGAAAAACCCAAATGTCTACAAG GTGGAAACTGTCGGCGACAAATATATGGCGGTCAGCGGACTTCCTGAACCTTGCGAAGAGCATGTCCGGTGCATTGCTCGATTGGCTTTAGACATGATGGACCTCAGTCATACGGTTGTAGTGGACGGTGTGCCCGTT CGCCTGACAATAGGCATACACAGCGGCGAGGTGGTAACGGGAGTAATCGGTCATCGGATGCCTCGGTACTGTTTATTCGGCAACACCGTAAATCTAACCAGCAGGACCGAGACCACAGGTATACCAGGAAAAATCAATGTTTCAGAAAACGCATACAA